GTAATCGGTGGAATGATTGTCGGTACTTTGGCTCTGTTGTTCCTTGTGCCGTCATTGTTTATTGTATTCCAATATATTCAAGAACGTGTTAAGCATAATTAAATGAAGAAGACAGTAATATATATCATATTGTCGGGATGGATGTTTGCCGGTTGTGGCACATACAGCCGGTATCATCGTCCTGACCTCTCAACGGAGAATCTGTATCGGGACGTACCGGCGGACATTGATACAACGACCATCGCGTCCCTGTCGTGGCGGGAAATGTTTACCGACCCGAAACTCCAGTCCTTGATTGAAACCGGACTTGAACGGAACACAGACCTCAATGTGGCACGGTTACGCGTGGAAGCGACAGAAGCCGTCCTGATGACTGCCAGACTATCATATCTTCCATCACTGGGACTGACTGCCGAAGGTAATGCCAATAAACATGACGGAGCAACGGCAAAGACATATAATGTGGGAGCGTCGGCAAGCTGGGAACTGGACATCTTCGGCAAACTTACGGCGGCAAAGCGTGGTGCAGCCGCCGCGTTACAAGGAAGCCGTGCCTACCGGCAGGCCGTACAGACACAGCTTGTCGCCACTATTGCAGACAGTTACTACACCCTTGCCATGCTTGACGCACAAATGGCAATAAGTAACCGGACTTTGGAGAACTGGCGGACTACCGTACGTACTCTTGAAGCGTTGAAAAAAGTGGGGAAATCAAACGAAGCCGGCGTATTGCAGGCAAAGGCGAACGTGATGCGACTCGAAGCATCCCTGTTATCCATACGCAAGAGTATTTCCGAAACAGAAAATGCCCTGTCTGCGATACTTGCCATGCCGTCACACTCGATTGGACGAAGTAATCTGGCCGAGGCTGCTTTCCCCGATACTGTCTCGATTGGAGTCCCTTTGCAACTGCTTTCCAACCGTCCCGACGTGCGTCAGGCTGAAATGGAACTGGCGCAGGCGTTCTACGCCACCAATGCGGCTCGTGCCGCCTTCTATCCCAATATTACCCTCTCGGGGACTCTTGGATGGACTAATAACGGCGGTGGCGTAATCGTAAATCCCGGACAATGGTTGCTCAATGCCATCGGTTCCCTGACACAGCCCTTATTCAACCGGGGCACAAACATCGCCAACTTGAAGATAGCCAAAAGCCGTCAGGAAGAAGCCAAACTGTTGTTCCGGCAATCATTGCTGAACGCTGGAAAAGAAGTGAACGATGCTCTGACTGCATGGCAGACGGCAAAATCGCAAATTGAAATCAATGCTCGACAGGTTGAAACATTATGCGATGCTGTGCGAAAGACAGAATCGCTTATGCGTCATTCCAATGCCACCTATCTGGAAGTGTTGACCGCCCAACAGTCTCTTCTCGAAGCGGAAGTGCAACAGCTACAAACTCGTTTTGAACGCATACAAAGTGTAATCAAACTTTATCATGTGTTGGGAGGAGGAATGTAACTGCAATAAATAGAAAAATTTGAAATTATTATTAGTGTTATTCATCTTGGATATTTTTCGTGATTCTGCCGCATGTAGATATTGTACGAAAGCAATATTTGGATTGTAAAATATCAAGCCAATGAAAATACTTTTGCAGCATAAAATATTTATAGGATACTTTCTTTTAATGGCGATCATTGGCAGCATGGTCGCTATTGTTCTGCACGAGCGTAGTCGTGTACAGAAAATAGAGAATGAATCAATCGCTATTTTTCAAACCCAGCACAATATCAATACCACACACCGCTATGTGACCACGTTAGTAACTTATGGTGAATCCGTCATGGTATGGAATGATGAGGATTCTGGGGCTTACCGGGAACGACGTGTACGGACTGATTCCATGCTGCAAACATTACGTACACAATGTAAGGATTTCATACAACCCGAACAGATAGATTCTCTTCGTACATTGTTAGCAGCTAAAGAAGACCATCTGTTTCAAATAATGGAAGCGACCCGAGAACAAAAGAAAACGGATAGCCTTCTATTTCATCAAAAACCGACTGTAACGACACAGACAACCACCCGGACCGTTACCCGAAAGAAGAAAGGTATCGCCGGATTCTTCGGTGGCAAGGAAACCGTACAGATGCCGGTTGTTACAACCAGGCAAACCGCACCGGATAAGGAACTGATCTCGTTGTTGAATAAACGGAAACGGGACATAGAAACTTATACGGACAGCCTGCGGTTGTGCAATAGGGAACTCAACCGGAAATTGCGTTTACTTATTACAAGTCTGGATGAGCAGACATGGAACGCCTTCAGGAGCAAGGAAGAGCGTCTGAAAGCTTCCTACGAACATTCGACTTTGGTCATTACCGGCTTGATTATATTCTCAATCATCCTGTTGTTCATTTCGTATCTTGTCATACAACGGGATATTAAGGTCAAGGCAAAAAACAGGAAGCATCTGGAAGAAACGATAGAGCAGAACATCGCGCTGTTAGAAATGCGGAAGAATATCATCCTGACAATCTCTCATGACATCCGCGCCCCTCTGAACGTAATCAGCGGCAGTGCGGAACTTGCCGTGGATACCCGTGAAAAGAAACGCAGGAACACGCACCTGAACAACATCAGGATCGTGTGCCGGCACGTTGTACACCTGCTTAACAACCTGCTGGACGTGTACCGCCTGAACGAGGCCAAGGAAACCCGCAACGATGTGCCGTTCAACCTGAATGCCCTGTTGGAACGCATTGCCTTCGGCTTCTCCCACGTAATCAATAACAAAGGCATCCTATTCAATCACGATTTTACCGGTACCGATGTCAAGCTTTGCGGTGACGTGGACCGTATCGAACAGATTCTGGACAACCTGCTTAGCAATGCCGTCAAATTTACAGAAACCGGCACAATCAGCTTGAATGCTCGTTATAACAAAGGGGAGTTGGTGTTGGAAATCAAGGATACCGGCATTGGCATGAGTGAAGATGCGCTTTTACGTATCTTCCGCCCGTTTGAACGATTGGGTTCCGTCAGAAACGCGGAGGGTTTCGGATTGGGCCTGCCGATAACAAAAGGTCTTGTCAACCTGCTTGGCGGGACAATAGACGTGACGAGCGGCATTGACCAGGGTAGCACGTTCCGTGTTACACTTCCATTGAAAACCACGGATGAAACGGTAGAGAGCGAGAACTTGATAATTCCACATCCGGCACATTTGCCTCGGAATGTACTTGTCATTGATGACGACACGATGCTGTTGAATGTGATAAAGGAAATGCTGGAGCGTAACGGGATGAATTGTACTACCTGCGTAACCTCCAAGGACGTGGTCAAGGCGATGCGGGGCAAGGATTATGACCTGCTGCTTTCCGACATTCAAATGCCGGGTACCAACGGTATTGATTTATTAACCCTATTGCGCAACTCGAACATCGGAAACTCCCGTACCATCCCTATTGTAGCCATGACCGCACGCGGAGACAGGGACAAGGAAGCTTTTCTCCATGCCGGATTTACGGACTACATCTATAAACCGTTTTCATCCTCGGAACTGCTCGGCCTGCTTTCGAGGATGAAGACAGACAGGCGGGAGAAAAAACCGGAGGTTGATTTCAGTTTGGTCCTTTCAGAGGTCAATGACAAGCACAAGGCACTGCTTTCTCTTATATCCCAATCAGAGAAAGACCGAGAAGAACTTGATGCCGCCATGAAAAACGGCGACAGGCATAAGTTGCGTGAAATCACCCACCGTATGCAACCGATGTGGGAGTTCCTACGGATGGAAGAGCCCCTGCTGGCTTACCGTGCTTTGTTGAAAGACAGTAAAACAAGCGACAAAGAGTTAAAAGAATATACCCGGCAGATAATAGACAGCACCGCCATGCTCATCAAGGCGGCGGAAGCCGAGATAAAAAGACTGACAAATGAAACGGAAGATACTGATAGTTGAAGACAACGTGGGGCTGTCGCAAATACAGAAAGACTGGCTTTCCCGGGCCGGTTATGACGCTGTGACAGCCATGAGCGAGCCGATAGCCCGCTCGTTGATACGCAAAACGCAGTTCGACCTTATATTGTCGGACGTGCGGTTGCCGGAAGGCGACGGCATTTCCCTGTTGGAATGGTTGCGCAAGGAGAAGAAAGACATCCCGTTCATCATAACGACCGAATTCGTTTCCGTCCCGGACGTTGTGCGTACCATCAAACTGGGAGCCAGGGACTACCTGCCCAAACCGGTACACCGGGAACATCTGTTGGAACTGGCGGAAGATGTGTTCCACCCGGTAGCCACCGTGAGAAAGCAGGAACGGCAGTTGTTCCGCCGTATAAGTCCCATGATCCTGAAAGTGGAGAAATTCGCCAGACTGGTCGCCCCGTCCGATATGTCCGTGATGATACTCGGGGCCAACGGGACCGGCAAGGAGTCGGTGGCGCAGACCATCCATGACAATAGCGAACGATACGGCAAGCCTTTTGTCGCCGTAAACTGCGGCGCGTTACCCCGTGAGCTGGCAGCCTCGCTGTTCTTCGGGCATGAGAAAGGCGCGTTCACCGGGGCGGACACGGCAAAGACCGGATATTTTGACCTGGCGAAAGGCGGCACACTGTTCCTTGACGAGATAGGCACGATGCCGCATGAAATCCAATCCATGCTGTTACGAGTATTGCAGGAGAATGTATATACCCCGATAGGAAGCGGCAGGGAACGGATTTCGGATGTCAGGGTCATTTCCGCGACAAACGAGAATATGGAACAGGCCATCAAGGAGGGACGGTTCAGGGAAGACCTTTACCATCGTCTGAACGAGTTTGAGATCCGGCAACCCTCCCTGGAGGAATGCCCGGAAGATATCATTCCGTTGGCGGAGTTTTTCCGTGAACGTTTCTCGAAAGAACTGAAAAGGACTACTCAAGGATTTACCGAAGAGACCAAACAGAGGATGCTTGCCTACCGGTGGCCGGGCAACGTGCGTGAACTCCGAAACCGTGTCAAGCGTGCCGTACTGGTCTCTGAGTCTCCGATGCTTGACGTGGATGGATTGGAAATAACTGTCTGTGTATGTAGAAATGAAGAAACAGACACACTTGCAATCCTGCCTCTGAAAGGTGAAGCATTTGAGAAAGAAAGCATTATCAGGGCTCTCAAAGCCTGCAACGGTCACCGGGAACAAGCGGCTGGAATGCTGAACATCAACCCGGCAACACTGTACAGGAAGATGAAGAAATACGGGCTGAAATGAATTTGACGACTAAAAATAGTGCAAATGTCACTGAATATGTGTACTTTTGCATTTAAATAGCGAAAAATGCGGCGTGCTGTCTAATGGGCAGTTGCCGTTTATATATAGACATAAGACCGCAAGCGTCCTAATGGGAATCTGGAAAATGAACATTAACAGGAACTATTGCGTGATTGCTTATGCTATGCCTTGGCATAGCGTGCATTCACCTATTCCTGTTAAGGGCATTCCAGAGCCTCCATTAGAAATAGCGTGGATTGCACGCTTCTTTTTTACAGTTTCCGGTTGAAAAAGAATTAAAGCTATGGCAAGGATTCAAGTTGTGACGGCAATAACATTGGACGGTTTCCTTCCGGAACCGGCCGGAGCACTTGTGTCCTGGGTAAGAAACGACAGGCGGGGTTTCCCCTTTTGGCGTGAACGCTGCTCGGCCCTTATATTGCCCCATTCCATCCTTGATTTGCTTTGCGAGAAAGACAACAGGGACGATTCATTCATTTACCTTGCTGAAATCATAGAACCGGAATCGGTGGAGCTGCTTCGCGGGCTTTTCCTCTATGATCTTGTTGATGAACTTGTGGTTTACCAGCTGCCGTTTTCTGCCGGACAAGGGATTCCCGTGTTGAATACATTCCGACCACAACATTGGGAACTGCATAAAACCACCTCTTTTTCCAACGGCATCTGCCGTCTGATCTACCGCAAATCTTGCAAGATGTAACTTGCATTTTGCGAAAAAACTTGCATTTTGCAAGAACATTTTCATCTCCACTTTTCATACTAAAAATTTTTATTCCGCTGTATTTCAATGGAATGCCAATGCCATTCAGTGAAATACATGGTCATTGGTACGCCATTAGCCCTATATGTAGTATAACCTGTTGCGCGACAAGGTGTAAGCAAAACTA
The window above is part of the Butyricimonas paravirosa genome. Proteins encoded here:
- a CDS encoding efflux transporter outer membrane subunit — encoded protein: MKKTVIYIILSGWMFAGCGTYSRYHRPDLSTENLYRDVPADIDTTTIASLSWREMFTDPKLQSLIETGLERNTDLNVARLRVEATEAVLMTARLSYLPSLGLTAEGNANKHDGATAKTYNVGASASWELDIFGKLTAAKRGAAAALQGSRAYRQAVQTQLVATIADSYYTLAMLDAQMAISNRTLENWRTTVRTLEALKKVGKSNEAGVLQAKANVMRLEASLLSIRKSISETENALSAILAMPSHSIGRSNLAEAAFPDTVSIGVPLQLLSNRPDVRQAEMELAQAFYATNAARAAFYPNITLSGTLGWTNNGGGVIVNPGQWLLNAIGSLTQPLFNRGTNIANLKIAKSRQEEAKLLFRQSLLNAGKEVNDALTAWQTAKSQIEINARQVETLCDAVRKTESLMRHSNATYLEVLTAQQSLLEAEVQQLQTRFERIQSVIKLYHVLGGGM
- a CDS encoding ATP-binding protein gives rise to the protein MKILLQHKIFIGYFLLMAIIGSMVAIVLHERSRVQKIENESIAIFQTQHNINTTHRYVTTLVTYGESVMVWNDEDSGAYRERRVRTDSMLQTLRTQCKDFIQPEQIDSLRTLLAAKEDHLFQIMEATREQKKTDSLLFHQKPTVTTQTTTRTVTRKKKGIAGFFGGKETVQMPVVTTRQTAPDKELISLLNKRKRDIETYTDSLRLCNRELNRKLRLLITSLDEQTWNAFRSKEERLKASYEHSTLVITGLIIFSIILLFISYLVIQRDIKVKAKNRKHLEETIEQNIALLEMRKNIILTISHDIRAPLNVISGSAELAVDTREKKRRNTHLNNIRIVCRHVVHLLNNLLDVYRLNEAKETRNDVPFNLNALLERIAFGFSHVINNKGILFNHDFTGTDVKLCGDVDRIEQILDNLLSNAVKFTETGTISLNARYNKGELVLEIKDTGIGMSEDALLRIFRPFERLGSVRNAEGFGLGLPITKGLVNLLGGTIDVTSGIDQGSTFRVTLPLKTTDETVESENLIIPHPAHLPRNVLVIDDDTMLLNVIKEMLERNGMNCTTCVTSKDVVKAMRGKDYDLLLSDIQMPGTNGIDLLTLLRNSNIGNSRTIPIVAMTARGDRDKEAFLHAGFTDYIYKPFSSSELLGLLSRMKTDRREKKPEVDFSLVLSEVNDKHKALLSLISQSEKDREELDAAMKNGDRHKLREITHRMQPMWEFLRMEEPLLAYRALLKDSKTSDKELKEYTRQIIDSTAMLIKAAEAEIKRLTNETEDTDS
- a CDS encoding sigma-54-dependent transcriptional regulator; this translates as MKRKILIVEDNVGLSQIQKDWLSRAGYDAVTAMSEPIARSLIRKTQFDLILSDVRLPEGDGISLLEWLRKEKKDIPFIITTEFVSVPDVVRTIKLGARDYLPKPVHREHLLELAEDVFHPVATVRKQERQLFRRISPMILKVEKFARLVAPSDMSVMILGANGTGKESVAQTIHDNSERYGKPFVAVNCGALPRELAASLFFGHEKGAFTGADTAKTGYFDLAKGGTLFLDEIGTMPHEIQSMLLRVLQENVYTPIGSGRERISDVRVISATNENMEQAIKEGRFREDLYHRLNEFEIRQPSLEECPEDIIPLAEFFRERFSKELKRTTQGFTEETKQRMLAYRWPGNVRELRNRVKRAVLVSESPMLDVDGLEITVCVCRNEETDTLAILPLKGEAFEKESIIRALKACNGHREQAAGMLNINPATLYRKMKKYGLK